The Cellulomonas sp. S1-8 genome has a window encoding:
- a CDS encoding type IV pilus twitching motility protein PilT has translation MTPQPQSVIPFLHALASTGGSDLHCKVGSAPRVRVDGRLRKLQAPELRPADTQNMLEEVLPDDMVDTFRATKEADFAYSLSGVGRFRVNAYQARGTFGMVFRRVAVGAQSLSELGLPEVVGELALEPRGLVLVTGPTGSGKTTTLASMVDLINSYREVNIVTIEDPIEILHSDKKAIVSQREVRQDTADFTVALRAAMRQDPDVILVGEMRDVETVRAALSAAETGHLVLSTLHTIDAAETINRIVDFFPPHEQKQVRIALAQALRGIVSQRLVRKADGSGRQAAIEVMINTGRTAEAIVEPQENPPLTDLIKEGDFYKMQTFDQHLYSLVHDAVVTYEEALAVASNPHDLTVELRGAGIVA, from the coding sequence GTGACCCCGCAGCCACAGTCCGTCATCCCGTTCCTGCACGCCCTGGCCAGCACGGGCGGTTCCGACCTGCACTGCAAGGTGGGCTCGGCCCCCCGCGTGCGGGTCGACGGTCGTCTGCGCAAGCTGCAGGCGCCGGAGCTGCGGCCTGCGGACACGCAGAACATGCTCGAGGAGGTCCTCCCCGACGACATGGTCGACACGTTCCGTGCCACCAAGGAGGCGGACTTCGCCTACTCGCTGTCGGGCGTGGGTCGCTTCCGGGTCAACGCCTACCAGGCGCGGGGCACGTTCGGCATGGTCTTCCGACGGGTCGCGGTCGGCGCGCAGTCGCTGAGCGAGCTGGGGCTCCCCGAGGTCGTGGGCGAGCTCGCGCTCGAGCCGCGCGGCCTGGTGCTGGTGACGGGGCCGACGGGGTCGGGCAAGACGACGACGCTCGCGTCGATGGTCGACCTCATCAACTCCTACCGCGAGGTCAACATCGTCACGATCGAGGACCCGATCGAGATCCTGCACTCGGACAAGAAGGCGATCGTCTCGCAGCGTGAGGTGCGCCAGGACACGGCGGACTTCACGGTGGCGCTGCGCGCGGCGATGCGGCAGGACCCGGACGTGATCCTCGTGGGCGAGATGCGCGACGTCGAGACCGTGCGCGCGGCGCTGTCCGCGGCGGAGACGGGCCACCTCGTGCTCTCCACGCTGCACACCATCGACGCGGCCGAGACCATCAACCGCATCGTCGACTTCTTCCCGCCGCACGAGCAGAAGCAGGTGCGCATCGCCCTCGCTCAGGCGCTGCGCGGCATCGTCTCGCAGCGCCTGGTGCGCAAGGCGGACGGCAGCGGTCGGCAGGCCGCGATCGAGGTGATGATCAACACGGGCCGCACGGCGGAGGCGATCGTCGAGCCGCAGGAGAACCCGCCGTTGACCGACCTCATCAAGGAGGGCGACTTCTACAAGATGCAGACGTTCGACCAGCACCTGTACTCGCTCGTGCACGACGCGGTCGTGACGTACGAGGAGGCGCTCGCGGTCGCGTCCAACCCCCACGACCTGACGGTCGAGCTGCGCGGCGCCGGCATCGTGGCCTGA
- a CDS encoding DUF4097 family beta strand repeat-containing protein has protein sequence MSTESWVVAGPQVIEVEDVRALRVGLVGGRVDVVAHDDPQARGARLEVHRVDGRPLEVTLSDGELRVGYSFTLGGWEGFVEKFRNFQDKDRADVHVAVPRSVLAKVATVSGDGLVAGLREDVSVSTVSGSVVVDDVRGRLSTNSVSGEMVVRRHDGDLRFNTVSGEFAASGDLTLVQGNSVSGAVSLDVGAGTSSLTVTTVSGDLTVRLPEGAGLQVRAQSVSGRLVVDGREHKGAGPGHRTVDLEAGEGGAFVSATTVTGHVTVLRAAVADDVPDDVQDDVQDDVQDVAPDDVVTDRPV, from the coding sequence ATGTCGACAGAGTCCTGGGTCGTTGCCGGCCCGCAGGTGATCGAGGTCGAGGACGTGCGCGCGCTGCGCGTCGGGCTCGTGGGCGGGCGCGTCGACGTCGTCGCGCACGACGACCCGCAGGCGCGCGGTGCGCGTCTCGAGGTGCACCGCGTCGACGGCCGCCCGCTGGAGGTGACGCTGTCCGACGGCGAGCTGCGCGTCGGGTACAGCTTCACGCTCGGGGGGTGGGAGGGCTTCGTCGAGAAGTTCCGCAACTTCCAGGACAAGGACCGCGCCGACGTGCACGTGGCCGTGCCGCGCTCCGTGCTGGCCAAGGTCGCCACGGTCAGCGGGGACGGCCTCGTGGCCGGGCTGCGCGAGGACGTGTCGGTCTCGACGGTGTCGGGCTCCGTCGTCGTCGACGACGTCCGCGGGCGGCTGTCCACCAACTCCGTCTCGGGCGAGATGGTGGTGCGCCGGCACGACGGCGACCTGCGCTTCAACACCGTCTCCGGGGAGTTCGCCGCATCCGGCGACCTGACGCTCGTGCAGGGCAACTCCGTGTCGGGCGCGGTCTCGCTCGACGTCGGCGCCGGCACGTCCTCCCTCACGGTCACGACCGTGTCGGGCGACCTGACCGTCCGCCTCCCCGAGGGTGCGGGCCTGCAGGTGCGCGCGCAGTCCGTCTCCGGGCGGCTCGTCGTCGACGGGCGCGAGCACAAGGGCGCCGGCCCGGGCCACCGCACCGTCGACCTCGAGGCCGGCGAGGGCGGCGCGTTCGTCTCGGCGACCACCGTCACCGGGCACGTCACGGTGCTGCGTGCGGCCGTCGCCGACGACGTGCCGGACGACGTGCAGGACGACGTGCAGGACGACGTGCAGGACGTCGCGCCGGACGACGTCGTCACCGACCGGCCGGTCTGA
- a CDS encoding PadR family transcriptional regulator, whose translation MVKVFAHGQLRLYLLALLEDGPRHGYELITALSDRFGGTYRPSAGTVYPRLARLEEEGLVRRSDDGRKATYTLTDTGRAELDERRGDLAHLEAGISETVRDQASEVRHDVQAAMRGLRADLASAAQRARDAATPASGEPDPQRTASHRRRVEAEAIVRRFGDEVRADLRRADAGRGVDELTVETLRTVLDTALRTMRATVR comes from the coding sequence ATGGTCAAGGTGTTCGCGCACGGCCAGCTGCGGCTGTACCTGCTGGCCCTGCTCGAGGACGGGCCCCGGCACGGGTACGAGCTCATCACGGCGCTCAGCGACCGGTTCGGGGGCACCTACCGGCCGAGCGCCGGCACGGTGTACCCGCGTCTGGCGCGTCTGGAGGAGGAGGGGCTGGTGCGCCGCTCCGACGACGGTCGCAAGGCGACGTACACGCTGACCGACACGGGCCGCGCGGAGCTCGACGAGCGCCGCGGCGACCTCGCGCACCTGGAGGCGGGGATCTCCGAGACGGTGCGCGACCAGGCGTCCGAGGTGCGGCACGACGTGCAGGCGGCGATGCGTGGCCTGCGGGCCGACCTCGCGTCGGCGGCGCAGCGGGCGCGCGACGCGGCGACGCCGGCGTCGGGGGAGCCGGACCCGCAGCGCACGGCCTCGCACCGCCGCCGCGTCGAGGCGGAGGCGATCGTCCGGCGGTTCGGGGACGAGGTCCGCGCGGACCTGCGCCGCGCGGACGCCGGTCGCGGCGTCGACGAGCTCACGGTCGAGACGCTGCGCACCGTGCTGGACACGGCGCTGCGCACGATGCGCGCGACGGTGCGCTGA